The following is a genomic window from Akkermansiaceae bacterium.
ACGACTGTAATCGGGCGGGTGTGACAGGGAGGAGAAAACAACATAGCGCGGAATACGGTGGAGCCTGCACCAGCTTTTCACGCTACGGCGACGAAATCGATCATTTACGCGAGCTGTTCCATATTTGAACAGGGGGCATTGGGTTTTCCAGCGGACATTGACAATGCGTCAGGGATCTTTATTGCATGATGGTAAGCGGTATTCATGGAAATACCTCACACCACCCATCCGACAATGCTTAACCTACGATCATGGATCAGCCCTCTGCTACTGGCAGGGATATCAATCGGACTCTGCCAGGCGGAGCCAACCGCAACCCGGGAACGACCTAACATCATTGTCATCCTCTGTGACGATCTGGGCTATGGCGACCTGTCCTGCTACGGTCACCAAGTCATCGAGACACCGATTCTGGACAAGCTGGCGCAGGGAGGAATCCGATTCACCGACGGCTACACAGCGGCGCCGGTGTGTTCGCCTTCGCGCGCCGGCATGCTCACCGGACGCAACCCGTATCGCAGTGGGATCTACGAGTGGATTGCCGGAGGTCCGGTGCATCTGCGCCGTTCCGAGGTGACCTTTCCAGAGCTGCTGAAGCGCGGTGGCTACCAAACCATGCTCGCCGGAAAATGGCACCTCAACGGACATTTCAACCAGCCGGACAAACAACCGACGCCCGGAGATCACGGCTTCGACTACTGGTTCGCCACCCACAACAACGCCAGCCCGAGTCACCACAACCCGTCGAACTTTGTCCGCAATGGCAAGGCGGTGGGGAAACTGGAAGGCTACTCCAGCTCGATCGTGGTGCGCGAGACACTCGGCTGGCTGGATGGTCGCGAGCAGAAGGAGTCGCCATTCCTGAGTGTGCTGACATTTCACGAACCCCACACCCCGGTGGCCTCTCCGCCGGAACTGGTGGAACGCTACCAAGCACACGAAAAAATCCCCGGTCAGGCGATTTACTGGGCGAACGTCGCGCAAGTGGACAGGGCGGTGGGCGAGTTGCTGGAGGGTTTGAAAAAGCGCGGTCTCTATCAGAACACGCTGATTGTTTTCACCTCCGACAACGGGCCGGAAGAGTGGCTTCGCTATCCGGGTTGCCGACTTCAGCACGGATCGGTGGGTCCATTGCGCGGGCACAAACTGGATGTTTTTGAAGGCGGGATCCGCGTGCCGATGATCGTCAGTTGGCCGGCGGCGATCGCGCAGGGCCGGGTATCAGGGGTGCCAGTTTCCTCCCTCGACCTGTTGCCGACCTTTTGTGCGCTGGCCGGGGTGCCCGTGCCTGACGACCTGCAACTCGACGGCTGTGATATTTCAATATACATTGCGGAGGATGCGAAACCCGATCGCCGCCAACCGCTGTTCTGGTTTTATCAATCGGCCAGAGGATACGCCAACTTTGCGATGCGTGACGGCGACTACACCTTGATCGCGCGACGCACCGGCGAGCTGTTTTATCCTGGGATGCAGGTCAGCAACGAACGTTGCCTGCAGGAAATCATGAGCTGCGAACCCCGTGCTCACGAACTTTACAAAATCAGCCAGGATCTACTCGAAGTGCACGATCTTAAAAACGACGAGCCGGACGCGTTCAAACGGATGCAGTCCGACATGAACCGCGTTTGGGCGGATATCAAGAAAGACTGCGTCGATTGGGACAAGGAGTAAGGGGAAATGTCACCCGACCTGTTTGTTCCATATCTGGACAGGCGGGCGCTTATTGCTTGCTGCGTTGACAAGTGTACACCGACTAGCTCGTATGGAATGTCTATTGATTCATCATTATCAACCATGAAATTACCCAGCCTCACCCAATCCCTTGCCGTCGTCACCGCCGGTT
Proteins encoded in this region:
- a CDS encoding sulfatase-like hydrolase/transferase, with translation MLNLRSWISPLLLAGISIGLCQAEPTATRERPNIIVILCDDLGYGDLSCYGHQVIETPILDKLAQGGIRFTDGYTAAPVCSPSRAGMLTGRNPYRSGIYEWIAGGPVHLRRSEVTFPELLKRGGYQTMLAGKWHLNGHFNQPDKQPTPGDHGFDYWFATHNNASPSHHNPSNFVRNGKAVGKLEGYSSSIVVRETLGWLDGREQKESPFLSVLTFHEPHTPVASPPELVERYQAHEKIPGQAIYWANVAQVDRAVGELLEGLKKRGLYQNTLIVFTSDNGPEEWLRYPGCRLQHGSVGPLRGHKLDVFEGGIRVPMIVSWPAAIAQGRVSGVPVSSLDLLPTFCALAGVPVPDDLQLDGCDISIYIAEDAKPDRRQPLFWFYQSARGYANFAMRDGDYTLIARRTGELFYPGMQVSNERCLQEIMSCEPRAHELYKISQDLLEVHDLKNDEPDAFKRMQSDMNRVWADIKKDCVDWDKE